One stretch of Streptomyces sp. 135 DNA includes these proteins:
- a CDS encoding condensation domain-containing protein, with translation MIPLSFAQRRLWFIQQLEGPSATYNIPVSLRLSGSVDRAALAAALRDVLERHEVLRTTFGTHDGEPYQRILGLEELDWDLRTVDLPDSATPADLAGAVADVFGYEFDLAAELPIRAWLFSAGPDEHALAVVVHHIAGDGYSMRPLARDVSAAYAARCEGRAPEWEPLPVQYADYALWQRELLGDAADPDSVMTRQVAYWRETLAGVPEELELPFDHTRPLVASHQGHSVPFEVPADVHAQLQELARAEGVTTFMVFQAVLAMTLSKLGAGTDIPVGAAVAGRTDVALSDLVGFFVNTLVLRTDLSGDPTFREVLGRVRETGLSAFAHQDVPFEKLVEELAPTRSLARHPLFQVMLTVENVAQAEVRLPGAQTGSLAAVATADVSEQLAARTVAKFDIEIGVEEAFDAVGAPAGLRASVIVAADLFDADSAARLAGRLTRVLRQLVADPRTRLSAVDVLDAAERHQVLTQWNDTDAGVDAALVPELFEAHVASTPSAVAVIADGHEITYAELDARANRLAHHLLGLGVHAESVVGLCLPRGIDMVAAVLGVWKAGGAYMPLDPEHPEERLSYILADSGARVVVSSYDAADGVAERLGVDHVLWLDDPATGAALQRQPVSAPRRPEARDCLAYVIYTSGSTGRPKGVAVGHGGLANLVSVFGPLMGVGPGVRVLQFASFSFDASVLDVGVALGWGGALVVASAVERGEPGLLRELVVSAGVVSASVVPSLLAVLELGDLAGVSSLVVGSEGIDPSLARVWARGRRLVHAYGPTEATVIAAVGEVDPDGSGWCLWWSGGQYADVCAG, from the coding sequence ATGATTCCGTTGTCTTTCGCGCAGCGTCGGTTGTGGTTCATTCAGCAGCTCGAGGGCCCCAGCGCGACCTACAACATCCCGGTGTCGCTGCGTCTTTCGGGATCGGTCGACCGCGCCGCGCTGGCCGCGGCCCTGCGGGACGTCCTGGAGCGGCACGAAGTGCTGCGCACGACCTTCGGCACGCACGACGGCGAGCCGTACCAGCGCATCCTCGGTCTCGAGGAACTCGACTGGGACCTGCGGACCGTGGACCTGCCCGACTCCGCGACGCCGGCCGACCTGGCCGGCGCGGTCGCCGACGTGTTCGGGTACGAGTTCGACCTGGCGGCTGAACTGCCCATCCGTGCCTGGCTGTTTTCGGCCGGCCCGGACGAGCACGCGCTCGCCGTGGTCGTTCACCACATCGCGGGCGACGGCTACTCGATGCGCCCACTCGCCCGCGACGTCTCCGCCGCCTATGCGGCCCGGTGCGAGGGCCGGGCTCCTGAGTGGGAGCCGCTGCCGGTCCAGTACGCGGACTACGCGCTGTGGCAGCGCGAGCTGCTCGGTGACGCGGCCGACCCCGACAGCGTCATGACGCGCCAGGTCGCCTACTGGCGCGAGACGCTGGCCGGCGTGCCCGAGGAGCTGGAGCTCCCCTTCGACCACACGCGTCCGCTTGTTGCCTCGCACCAGGGCCACAGCGTGCCCTTCGAGGTCCCGGCCGACGTGCACGCGCAGCTGCAAGAGCTGGCGCGCGCCGAGGGCGTCACTACCTTCATGGTCTTCCAGGCCGTCCTCGCGATGACCCTGTCGAAGCTGGGCGCGGGCACGGACATCCCGGTCGGCGCCGCCGTGGCCGGTCGCACCGACGTGGCGCTGAGCGACCTGGTCGGTTTCTTCGTGAACACGCTGGTGCTGCGTACGGATCTGTCGGGTGATCCGACGTTCCGGGAGGTCCTGGGCCGTGTGCGGGAGACGGGTCTGTCGGCTTTCGCGCATCAGGATGTGCCGTTCGAGAAGTTGGTGGAGGAGCTCGCGCCGACGCGTTCGCTGGCCCGCCACCCGCTCTTCCAGGTCATGCTCACCGTCGAGAACGTCGCCCAAGCGGAGGTCCGACTGCCGGGTGCGCAGACGGGTTCGCTGGCCGCCGTGGCCACGGCGGACGTGTCGGAGCAGCTTGCCGCCAGGACCGTCGCCAAGTTCGACATCGAGATCGGTGTCGAGGAGGCCTTCGACGCCGTGGGCGCCCCCGCCGGCCTGCGCGCCTCGGTGATCGTCGCCGCCGACTTGTTCGACGCCGACTCCGCCGCCCGACTTGCCGGGCGGCTCACGCGCGTCCTGCGCCAGCTCGTCGCCGACCCGCGGACCAGGCTGAGTGCTGTCGACGTCCTGGACGCTGCCGAGCGTCACCAGGTGCTGACCCAGTGGAACGACACCGACGCCGGCGTCGACGCCGCTCTCGTACCGGAGCTGTTCGAGGCGCACGTGGCGTCGACCCCGTCCGCGGTCGCGGTGATCGCGGACGGCCACGAGATCACGTACGCGGAGCTGGACGCACGGGCCAACCGCCTCGCGCATCACCTCCTCGGCCTCGGTGTCCACGCCGAGTCGGTGGTGGGCCTGTGCCTGCCGCGCGGCATCGACATGGTGGCGGCGGTTCTCGGCGTGTGGAAGGCCGGCGGTGCGTACATGCCGCTGGACCCCGAGCACCCTGAGGAGCGGCTCTCCTACATCCTGGCCGACAGTGGTGCCCGTGTGGTCGTGAGCAGCTACGACGCCGCCGACGGCGTCGCCGAACGGCTCGGCGTCGATCATGTGCTGTGGTTGGACGATCCGGCGACGGGAGCGGCCCTGCAACGCCAGCCGGTCAGCGCTCCGCGACGGCCGGAAGCCCGGGACTGCCTCGCCTATGTGATTTATACGTCGGGTTCGACGGGGCGGCCGAAGGGTGTGGCTGTCGGTCATGGTGGGTTGGCGAATCTGGTGTCGGTGTTCGGGCCGTTGATGGGGGTGGGTCCGGGGGTTCGTGTGTTGCAGTTCGCGTCGTTCAGTTTTGATGCGTCGGTGCTGGATGTGGGTGTGGCGCTGGGGTGGGGTGGTGCGTTGGTGGTGGCGTCGGCGGTGGAGCGGGGTGAGCCGGGGCTGTTGCGGGAGTTGGTGGTGTCGGCGGGTGTGGTGTCGGCGAGTGTGGTGCCGTCGTTGTTGGCGGTGTTGGAGTTGGGGGATCTGGCGGGGGTTTCGTCGCTGGTGGTGGGTTCGGAGGGGATCGATCCGTCGTTGGCGAGGGTGTGGGCGCGGGGGCGGAGGTTGGTGCATGCGTATGGGCCGACTGAGGCGACGGTGATCGCGGCGGTGGGTGAGGTGGATCCGGATGGGTCGGGGTGGTGTCTTTGGTGGTCCGGTGGCCAATACGCGGATGTTTGTGCTGGATGA